One stretch of Streptomyces sp. MMBL 11-1 DNA includes these proteins:
- a CDS encoding cytochrome P450 codes for MTTSSPSSPSFGPSFGPPAASGCPVGAGADAVRLSGASYQQTPTELYRSLRREHGAVAPVLLDGDVPAWLVLGYAELSYVLTHDELFARDSRRWNQWETIPPDWPLMPFVGYQPSVLFTEGDEHRRRAGVITEALEGIDQFELARDCRRIADALIAEFAGSGRTELMSSYVHALPMRAVVQMCGMPVSGSDTQRLVDDLRISLDAGEGDDPVAAYGRVGDRLRQLVTDKRAAPGTDVTSRMVTHGAGLTDEEIVQDLISVIAAAQQPTANWICNTLRLLLTDERFAVNVSGGRLSVGEALNEVLWLDTPTQNFIGRWAVRDTQLGGRHIRAGDCLVLGLAAANTDPEIWPESYVGAENSAHLSFSGGEHRCPYPAPLLADVMARTAVETLLEQLPDLMLAVEPTELSWRPSIWMRGLSTLPVRFSPMSQ; via the coding sequence ATGACCACCTCCAGCCCCTCCAGCCCCTCCTTCGGTCCCTCCTTCGGTCCTCCGGCCGCCTCCGGCTGCCCGGTGGGCGCCGGCGCCGACGCGGTGCGCCTGTCCGGAGCCTCCTACCAGCAGACCCCCACGGAGCTCTACCGCTCGCTGCGGCGGGAACACGGAGCGGTGGCGCCGGTCCTGCTCGACGGCGACGTTCCGGCGTGGCTGGTCCTCGGCTACGCCGAACTGTCCTACGTGCTCACGCACGACGAGCTGTTCGCACGGGACTCGCGCCGCTGGAACCAGTGGGAGACCATTCCCCCGGACTGGCCGCTGATGCCGTTCGTCGGCTACCAGCCGTCGGTTCTCTTCACCGAGGGCGACGAGCACCGGCGCAGGGCCGGCGTCATCACCGAGGCCCTCGAAGGCATCGACCAGTTCGAGCTGGCACGTGACTGCCGCCGCATCGCCGACGCGCTCATCGCGGAGTTCGCCGGAAGCGGCCGGACGGAGCTGATGAGCAGCTACGTCCACGCCCTGCCGATGCGGGCCGTCGTCCAGATGTGCGGCATGCCGGTGTCGGGCTCCGACACCCAGCGGTTGGTGGACGACCTGCGCATCTCGCTCGACGCCGGCGAGGGCGACGACCCGGTGGCGGCCTACGGACGCGTCGGCGACCGGCTGCGCCAACTGGTCACGGACAAGCGGGCAGCCCCCGGCACCGACGTCACCTCCCGCATGGTGACGCACGGGGCGGGCCTCACCGACGAGGAGATCGTCCAGGACCTGATCTCGGTGATCGCCGCCGCCCAGCAGCCCACCGCGAACTGGATCTGCAACACGCTGCGGCTGCTCCTGACGGACGAACGCTTCGCGGTGAACGTCTCCGGCGGCCGGCTCAGCGTCGGCGAGGCGCTCAACGAGGTGCTGTGGCTCGACACCCCGACGCAGAACTTCATCGGCCGCTGGGCCGTACGGGACACCCAGCTCGGCGGCCGGCACATCCGGGCGGGCGACTGCCTGGTCCTCGGACTCGCCGCGGCCAACACCGACCCGGAGATCTGGCCGGAGAGTTACGTCGGCGCCGAGAACTCCGCACACCTGTCGTTCAGCGGCGGCGAGCACCGCTGCCCCTATCCAGCACCGCTGCTGGCCGACGTGATGGCCCGTACGGCGGTGGAGACGCTGCTGGAACAGCTGCCGGACCTGATGCTGGCGGTCGAGCCGACGGAGCTCTCCTGGCGTCCTTCGATCTGGATGCGCGGGCTGTCGACGCTGCCGGTCCGGTTCAGCCCGATGTCGCAGTAG
- a CDS encoding VOC family protein, giving the protein MRINLTSVFVEDQEKALRFYTDVLGFRKKHDVPVGGEDRWLTVVSPEDPDGVELLLEPNKHPAVRPYTAALVEDGIPATAFAVDDVRAEFERLSKLGVRFTQEPTEMGTVTTAVLDDTVGNLIQLMHTS; this is encoded by the coding sequence ATGAGGATCAACCTGACCAGCGTCTTCGTCGAGGACCAGGAGAAGGCCCTGCGCTTCTACACCGACGTACTGGGCTTCCGGAAGAAGCACGACGTCCCCGTCGGCGGCGAGGACCGCTGGCTGACCGTGGTTTCGCCGGAGGACCCCGACGGCGTCGAACTCCTCCTGGAGCCCAACAAGCACCCCGCCGTGCGGCCGTACACGGCGGCCCTGGTCGAGGACGGCATCCCGGCCACCGCCTTCGCCGTGGACGACGTGCGGGCCGAGTTCGAGCGGCTGAGCAAGCTCGGCGTGCGGTTCACCCAGGAGCCGACGGAGATGGGCACCGTCACCACGGCGGTCCTGGACGACACCGTCGGCAACCTGATCCAGCTCATGCACACCTCCTGA
- a CDS encoding DUF742 domain-containing protein, which translates to MTLRPVDTGAPDRLYTVTGGRSRSADSFDLVTLVVSECRPTVGMQSEHARILDLCRRPTAVVEIAAELSLPVTVVRILLDDLHTMGRITARHPQTPASPGALPDSDLLKEVLHGLRRL; encoded by the coding sequence ATGACCCTCCGCCCCGTCGACACCGGAGCACCCGACCGGCTCTACACGGTCACCGGCGGACGCAGCCGCTCCGCGGACTCCTTCGATCTGGTGACCCTCGTGGTCAGCGAGTGCCGGCCCACGGTCGGAATGCAGTCGGAGCACGCGCGGATCCTCGACCTGTGCCGCCGCCCGACCGCCGTCGTCGAGATCGCCGCCGAACTCTCCCTTCCCGTCACCGTGGTGCGCATCCTGCTCGACGACCTCCACACCATGGGTCGTATCACCGCCCGACACCCGCAGACGCCCGCCTCACCCGGCGCGCTCCCCGACTCCGACCTGCTGAAGGAGGTGCTCCATGGGCTCCGGAGGCTATGA
- a CDS encoding roadblock/LC7 domain-containing protein, whose protein sequence is MQTTDNSLTWLLQRLLEQTPGTRHALALSRDGLKLCWTEHLTLDQADQLAAICSGMQALAQGASIEFGDSTGGVRHSMTEFHGGLLFIVEAGEGAHLAVVATEEADPSVVGHQMTEMVEQIGEHLRAAPRGEVPRSAS, encoded by the coding sequence ATGCAGACCACAGACAACAGCCTCACCTGGCTCCTGCAGAGGCTCCTTGAGCAGACCCCCGGCACCCGGCACGCCCTGGCCCTGTCACGCGACGGGCTCAAGCTGTGCTGGACCGAGCACCTCACTCTCGACCAGGCCGATCAACTGGCGGCCATCTGCTCGGGCATGCAGGCGCTCGCGCAGGGCGCTTCCATCGAGTTCGGCGACAGCACCGGAGGCGTCCGGCATTCGATGACCGAGTTCCACGGCGGTCTGCTCTTCATCGTCGAGGCCGGTGAGGGCGCGCATCTGGCCGTCGTCGCCACGGAGGAGGCCGACCCCAGCGTGGTGGGCCACCAGATGACGGAGATGGTCGAGCAGATCGGCGAGCACCTGCGCGCCGCCCCACGCGGCGAGGTGCCGAGGAGCGCGTCATGA
- a CDS encoding ArsR/SmtB family transcription factor, with translation MADDVFKALADPTRRRILNELTERNSQTLFKICARLTTRHGLGLSRQAVSQHLAVLEPNTTMNALPLTENEIPHMPGERQNHPWTCPTPGQNGLPHRGDMPVSQEVDKNSPSGA, from the coding sequence ATGGCGGACGATGTCTTCAAGGCCCTCGCCGACCCCACCCGGCGGCGCATCCTCAACGAGCTGACCGAACGGAACAGTCAGACCCTGTTCAAGATATGCGCGCGACTGACCACCAGACACGGCCTGGGCCTGTCCCGCCAGGCGGTCAGCCAGCACCTGGCCGTCCTGGAACCGAACACGACGATGAACGCCCTTCCCCTTACAGAGAACGAGATACCGCACATGCCCGGCGAAAGGCAGAATCACCCCTGGACCTGCCCGACTCCAGGCCAGAACGGTTTGCCACATCGAGGAGATATGCCCGTTTCTCAAGAAGTGGATAAAAACAGCCCTTCGGGCGCATAA
- a CDS encoding cellulose-binding protein — protein sequence MSAGPVSAYDVVGVRGRGYRPEQVDRATAALTAERDGALAEIARLTGRVEELLAESARLAEAVATLPVQDYAELGERAQRILALAESEAETLHTDAVAAGQALRDAAEAAGRAVADAAREAAGEVRAAADRAAEERLAGAAREAEGVLAAARKDAEEVRSAAASVMAQTRDRTASVLAHQEQEHAERRKAADAELAAEEAALETRYAQLTERAEALLAEAGRDLAATQEAARHRQEDAEARAAELLAEARVREERVVRETERILREHEEGREEAQAHMAHVRSSLAALTGRVAPEPDGPED from the coding sequence ATGAGTGCTGGACCGGTGTCCGCGTACGACGTCGTCGGGGTGCGGGGGCGTGGCTACCGTCCCGAGCAGGTGGACCGGGCGACGGCCGCCCTGACGGCCGAGCGGGATGGGGCGCTGGCCGAGATCGCGCGGCTGACGGGCCGGGTGGAGGAGCTGCTCGCCGAGTCCGCCCGGCTGGCGGAGGCCGTCGCGACGCTGCCCGTGCAGGACTACGCGGAGCTGGGGGAGCGCGCGCAGCGGATCCTGGCGCTGGCCGAGAGTGAGGCGGAGACGCTGCACACCGACGCGGTGGCGGCGGGCCAGGCGCTGCGGGACGCTGCCGAGGCGGCGGGCCGGGCGGTCGCGGACGCGGCGCGCGAGGCGGCCGGCGAGGTGCGTGCGGCGGCGGACCGGGCGGCGGAGGAGCGGCTGGCCGGGGCGGCCCGGGAGGCGGAGGGCGTACTCGCCGCGGCCCGGAAGGACGCCGAGGAGGTGCGCTCGGCCGCCGCTTCCGTGATGGCGCAGACCCGTGACCGTACGGCGAGCGTGCTGGCCCACCAGGAGCAGGAGCACGCGGAGCGCCGTAAGGCGGCCGATGCCGAACTGGCCGCCGAGGAGGCGGCGTTGGAGACCCGGTACGCGCAGCTGACCGAGCGGGCCGAGGCGCTGCTCGCGGAGGCCGGCCGGGACCTCGCCGCCACGCAGGAGGCGGCCCGGCACCGGCAGGAGGACGCGGAGGCGCGGGCGGCTGAGCTGCTGGCCGAGGCCCGGGTCCGTGAGGAGCGGGTGGTGCGGGAGACGGAGCGGATCCTGCGGGAGCACGAGGAGGGCCGCGAGGAGGCCCAGGCGCACATGGCGCATGTGCGCAGCTCGCTGGCGGCGCTGACGGGACGGGTGGCGCCGGAGCCGGACGGGCCGGAGGACTGA
- a CDS encoding ATP-binding protein — protein sequence MVGMTGKKTPAATEAARREEAPPLPRRFGLTSNGYGSLSRQFPSTPRGAQVARRTVVRQLGYWGFGPMTDASCSVALVVAELAANAVCHGRLRGRNFHVRVDYEGPASRFRIEVSDAVLGRTPEDPKLPPDDQESGRGLFLVECMASRWGWEPRNPIGKTVWAEVAAVRPDGEGWVAARLA from the coding sequence ATGGTCGGCATGACCGGCAAGAAGACGCCTGCGGCGACGGAGGCCGCCCGACGGGAAGAGGCCCCGCCCCTCCCGCGCCGCTTCGGGCTGACGTCCAACGGCTACGGGAGCCTGTCGCGGCAGTTCCCCTCGACACCCCGGGGAGCGCAGGTCGCCCGTCGCACGGTGGTGCGGCAGCTGGGGTACTGGGGGTTCGGGCCGATGACGGACGCGTCGTGCTCGGTGGCCCTGGTGGTGGCGGAGCTGGCCGCCAACGCGGTGTGCCACGGGCGGCTGCGGGGGCGGAACTTCCATGTGCGGGTGGACTACGAAGGCCCCGCGAGCCGCTTCCGTATCGAGGTCTCGGACGCCGTGCTCGGCCGGACGCCCGAGGACCCGAAGCTGCCGCCGGACGATCAGGAGTCGGGGCGCGGCCTGTTCCTGGTGGAGTGCATGGCGTCGCGGTGGGGGTGGGAGCCCCGGAACCCGATCGGGAAGACGGTGTGGGCGGAGGTGGCGGCTGTCCGGCCGGACGGCGAGGGCTGGGTCGCAGCACGCCTGGCGTAA
- a CDS encoding GTP-binding protein: MGSGGYELPAQRTPLADAAETGLKIVVVGGFGVGKTTLVHSVSEIRPLNTEEVMTQAGVGVDETDGVDAKTTTTVAFDFGRISLTERIVLYLFGAPGQERFWFLWDRLFSGTLGAVVLVDTRRMDDSWYAIDRLEHHGTPFVVAVNRFDDDLAHSLDEIRQALALPEHIPMIDCDARVRRSSKNVLITLVDHLRTMAIARETTP, from the coding sequence ATGGGCTCCGGAGGCTATGAGCTGCCGGCACAGCGCACCCCGCTGGCCGACGCCGCGGAAACCGGCCTGAAGATAGTCGTCGTCGGAGGATTCGGCGTCGGCAAGACCACGCTCGTCCACTCGGTGAGCGAGATCCGGCCGCTGAACACCGAAGAGGTCATGACCCAGGCGGGCGTCGGCGTCGACGAGACGGACGGCGTCGACGCCAAGACGACCACCACGGTCGCCTTCGACTTCGGGCGCATCAGCCTCACCGAGCGCATCGTGCTCTACCTGTTCGGCGCACCGGGCCAGGAGCGGTTCTGGTTCCTGTGGGACCGGCTGTTCTCCGGCACGCTCGGCGCCGTGGTCCTCGTGGACACCCGCCGGATGGACGACTCCTGGTACGCGATCGACCGGCTGGAGCACCACGGCACACCGTTCGTGGTGGCGGTCAACCGCTTCGACGACGACCTCGCCCACTCCCTCGACGAGATCCGTCAGGCCCTGGCGCTGCCCGAGCACATCCCGATGATCGACTGCGACGCCCGGGTCCGGCGGTCCAGCAAGAACGTACTGATCACGCTCGTCGACCATCTGCGCACGATGGCCATCGCCCGGGAGACGACACCATGA
- a CDS encoding sensor histidine kinase yields MKTPRAAIAPLVAVLSASAVAGAVAVVLAPSEARGWVVAVVLTAWVALAVTLATAHGVTRRARRSAAAHLAETERLKAALAALETDTAHTADVALPALIQLVRGGVKATDALGRIPLPRSPRQRKLLHVLATTVEGQEQQTTSLRTESTRVHDELGTENARLREELHALNSEVDRFTRDTLPGVVTRLRDGESGATVQSEVYLPEQPLLRASVEAVLRELALSERRALAATTASAKALSRVQAKSVSMLADLRSMQERHGEEVFGDLLKLDHSTSQLGLMTDRLALLMGGRPSRAWNRPIVMESILRGAVGRIAAYQRVRLHCSSSVSISGFAAEGVMHLLAELMDNAANFSPPIDEVHVYVEERGTGIVVTIEDSGLKMADAAMRRAADSVAGRTTDLATLQGTRLGLAVVGRLALKHRISVNYRPSSRGGTGVVVLLPRHLIAQEPRENHPAPVHRGVAAPAPTPPAPATASPAPPPAPAASALPSPASPASPASPALPPAPAASAPPSPAYAPPPVTPAPPAPSAPEAVAPTPVTPRQDPFAPPPPATVENHLVVRPRESGRGTVGPPVSSTPGGLPVRTPGRTMAEADRERGRHRGSPAPAAPADPRAGAPRTSPPRSAGQQFGAFRRGTKPAASPGGAPGQPEPGAGHPERRAGGPEGGTGGPEGGTVPPTTAP; encoded by the coding sequence ATGAAGACGCCGAGAGCCGCGATAGCCCCGCTCGTGGCCGTGTTGTCGGCGAGTGCCGTCGCCGGAGCCGTGGCAGTGGTTCTGGCGCCTTCGGAGGCGCGCGGCTGGGTCGTGGCGGTGGTCCTCACCGCCTGGGTGGCCCTGGCCGTCACGCTCGCCACCGCTCACGGCGTCACCCGGCGGGCACGGCGTTCGGCCGCCGCTCACCTCGCGGAGACCGAACGGCTCAAGGCCGCGCTGGCCGCGCTCGAAACGGACACGGCGCACACCGCCGACGTGGCGCTGCCCGCCCTGATCCAGCTGGTACGCGGCGGAGTGAAGGCCACCGACGCCCTCGGCCGCATCCCGCTGCCGCGCAGCCCGCGTCAGCGCAAGCTGCTGCACGTCCTCGCGACCACGGTCGAAGGGCAGGAGCAGCAGACCACCTCGCTGCGGACGGAGAGCACGCGGGTCCACGACGAGCTGGGAACGGAGAACGCACGGCTCCGCGAGGAGCTGCACGCGCTGAACTCCGAGGTCGACCGGTTCACCCGCGACACGCTGCCGGGCGTGGTCACCAGGCTCCGTGACGGCGAGTCCGGCGCCACGGTGCAGTCCGAGGTGTACCTGCCGGAACAGCCGTTGCTGCGCGCGTCGGTCGAGGCGGTGCTCCGGGAACTCGCGCTCAGCGAGCGCCGTGCTCTCGCGGCGACGACCGCGTCGGCCAAGGCGCTCAGCCGGGTCCAGGCGAAGTCCGTCAGCATGCTCGCCGACCTGCGGAGCATGCAGGAACGTCACGGCGAAGAGGTCTTCGGCGATCTGCTGAAGCTGGACCACAGCACCTCGCAGCTCGGACTGATGACGGACCGGCTGGCGCTGCTGATGGGCGGCCGGCCGAGCCGCGCCTGGAACAGGCCGATCGTCATGGAGAGCATCCTGCGCGGCGCGGTCGGCCGCATCGCCGCCTATCAGCGCGTACGGCTGCACTGCTCCTCCAGCGTCTCCATCTCCGGCTTCGCGGCCGAGGGCGTGATGCACCTGCTCGCCGAACTGATGGACAACGCCGCCAACTTCTCGCCGCCCATCGACGAGGTGCACGTCTACGTCGAGGAGCGCGGCACCGGCATCGTCGTGACCATCGAGGACAGCGGTCTGAAGATGGCCGACGCGGCGATGCGACGGGCGGCGGACTCCGTCGCCGGGCGGACGACCGACCTCGCGACCCTCCAGGGCACCCGGCTCGGTCTCGCCGTGGTGGGACGGCTCGCGCTCAAGCACCGGATCAGCGTCAACTACCGGCCGTCCTCCCGTGGCGGCACCGGCGTGGTCGTCCTGCTGCCCCGGCATCTGATCGCGCAGGAGCCGCGCGAGAACCACCCGGCTCCGGTTCATCGGGGGGTCGCCGCGCCCGCGCCGACGCCGCCCGCGCCCGCCACCGCCTCCCCGGCACCGCCACCCGCGCCCGCCGCCTCCGCCCTGCCCTCACCGGCCTCCCCGGCTTCTCCGGCCTCTCCGGCGCTGCCGCCCGCGCCCGCCGCCTCCGCACCGCCCTCGCCGGCCTACGCGCCGCCGCCCGTCACGCCCGCGCCCCCTGCGCCCTCCGCGCCGGAAGCGGTCGCGCCCACCCCCGTAACACCGCGGCAGGACCCGTTCGCTCCGCCGCCGCCCGCGACGGTGGAGAACCACCTCGTGGTCCGTCCGCGCGAGTCCGGGCGGGGCACGGTCGGCCCGCCCGTGAGCTCCACCCCCGGCGGCCTGCCCGTACGCACGCCCGGCCGCACCATGGCGGAGGCGGACCGGGAGCGCGGCCGCCACCGCGGCTCGCCCGCGCCCGCCGCTCCGGCAGACCCGCGCGCCGGCGCGCCGCGGACCTCACCGCCGCGCAGCGCGGGACAGCAGTTCGGCGCCTTCCGGCGCGGCACCAAGCCCGCGGCCAGTCCCGGAGGCGCTCCCGGACAGCCCGAGCCCGGGGCCGGGCATCCCGAACGCAGGGCCGGAGGGCCCGAAGGCGGGACCGGAGGGCCCGAAGGCGGGACCGTACCGCCGACCACCGCTCCGTAG
- a CDS encoding cytochrome P450 → MRQDTPLLWHEATKSYIVSRYEDVERVFKDKEGEFTTENYDWQIEPVHGRTILQLSGREHAVRRALVAPAFRGSDLREKFLPVIERNSRELIDGFRDSGSADLVADYATRFPVNVIADMLGLDKSDYERFHGWYTAVIAFLGNLSGDQDVARAGERTRVEFAEYMLPIIRKRREAPGDDLLSTLCTAEIDGVRMGDEDIKAFCSLLLAAGGETTDKAIAGIFANLLRHPEQLEAVRADHGLIPRAFAETLRYTPPVHMIMRQSATEVELSGGTIPAGSTVTCLIGAANRDEDRYRDPDVFDIFREDLTATNAFSAAADHLAFALGRHFCVGALLAKAEVETGVGQLLDAMPDLRLADGFDAVERGVFTRGPQSLPVRFTPVSG, encoded by the coding sequence ATGCGTCAGGACACGCCTCTCCTGTGGCACGAGGCGACCAAGAGTTACATCGTCTCGCGTTACGAGGACGTCGAGCGCGTCTTCAAGGACAAAGAAGGCGAATTCACCACGGAGAACTACGACTGGCAGATCGAGCCCGTGCACGGGCGGACTATTCTCCAGCTCAGCGGGCGCGAGCACGCCGTGCGTCGGGCCCTGGTCGCCCCGGCCTTCCGGGGCAGCGATCTGCGGGAGAAGTTCTTACCGGTCATCGAGCGCAATTCGCGCGAACTGATCGACGGGTTCCGTGATTCCGGTTCCGCCGATCTGGTCGCCGACTACGCCACCCGTTTTCCCGTCAACGTCATCGCAGACATGCTCGGACTGGACAAGTCCGACTACGAGCGATTTCACGGCTGGTACACGGCTGTCATCGCGTTTCTCGGTAATCTCTCCGGAGACCAGGACGTGGCGCGGGCCGGTGAGCGTACGCGCGTCGAGTTCGCCGAGTACATGCTGCCGATCATCCGGAAGCGGCGGGAGGCGCCGGGCGACGACCTGTTGTCGACGCTGTGCACCGCGGAGATCGACGGCGTCCGGATGGGCGACGAGGACATCAAGGCGTTCTGCAGTCTGCTGCTCGCAGCCGGAGGAGAGACCACCGACAAGGCCATCGCCGGCATCTTCGCCAATCTGCTGCGGCATCCGGAGCAGTTGGAGGCGGTCCGCGCCGATCACGGCCTGATACCCCGAGCCTTCGCCGAGACGCTGCGCTACACACCGCCGGTCCACATGATCATGCGGCAGTCGGCGACGGAGGTGGAGCTGAGTGGCGGGACCATACCGGCGGGCTCCACCGTCACCTGCCTGATAGGCGCTGCCAACCGTGACGAGGACCGCTACCGGGACCCCGATGTCTTCGACATCTTCCGCGAGGACCTGACCGCCACGAACGCCTTCTCGGCGGCGGCCGACCATCTCGCCTTCGCACTCGGCCGGCACTTCTGCGTCGGTGCTCTGCTGGCCAAGGCCGAAGTCGAGACCGGTGTGGGTCAGCTGCTCGACGCGATGCCGGATCTGCGGCTGGCCGACGGCTTCGACGCGGTCGAGCGCGGTGTCTTCACCCGAGGACCGCAGAGCCTGCCGGTCCGCTTCACGCCGGTGTCCGGCTGA
- a CDS encoding DUF397 domain-containing protein: MADGFPGVVPVRDSKNPHGPALVLPAAAWTAFVEAVAAR; encoded by the coding sequence GTGGCGGACGGATTCCCCGGCGTCGTCCCCGTCCGTGACAGCAAGAACCCCCACGGCCCCGCCCTCGTCCTCCCGGCCGCCGCCTGGACCGCCTTCGTCGAAGCGGTCGCCGCTCGCTGA
- a CDS encoding methyltransferase domain-containing protein, protein MSTAQHGVPTYAALVQGLAHRGLLSPEWRKVWDAVPRADYIPQAVWRQLPDRCEPVIGTDDWAALVHSDEPVVTQLDDGIEGGPGIATSSNSMPSMVARMLGLLGIEDGHRVLEIGTGTGHIAALLCERLGEEQVYSVELDPVLAQQAADHLARAGFRPRLHVGDGEQQLPGIDPVDRLIATCALRYVPHTLVRQVRPGGVMVAPLARDFWSGALVQLHVQDDGTAIGPVRGSAMYMPMRSHRPVEHQIRGKGRQRAAGLDPARILDLGFALYAGARLPGVRVSGTETPDGARVWVSHKSGAAAATATGEAVWQYGPGLMWEEIETAWREYEQLGSPDPGQFGLTVTDRGQQTWLRDPLAVIEARRG, encoded by the coding sequence ATGAGTACGGCACAGCATGGGGTGCCCACCTACGCCGCACTCGTGCAGGGCCTCGCCCACCGAGGGTTACTCAGCCCGGAGTGGCGGAAGGTCTGGGACGCCGTGCCGCGCGCCGACTACATTCCGCAGGCCGTCTGGCGGCAGCTCCCGGACCGGTGTGAACCGGTCATCGGGACGGACGACTGGGCGGCGCTGGTCCACTCCGACGAGCCGGTCGTCACGCAGCTCGACGACGGGATCGAGGGTGGGCCCGGCATCGCGACGTCGTCGAACTCCATGCCGTCGATGGTGGCCCGGATGCTCGGGCTCCTCGGCATCGAGGACGGGCACCGCGTGTTGGAGATTGGCACAGGGACCGGGCATATTGCCGCGCTGCTCTGCGAGCGGCTCGGCGAGGAGCAGGTCTATAGCGTCGAGCTGGACCCCGTGCTGGCTCAACAGGCCGCGGATCACCTTGCCAGGGCCGGATTCCGGCCGCGTCTGCACGTCGGTGACGGCGAGCAGCAGCTCCCCGGTATCGACCCGGTCGACCGCCTGATCGCCACGTGTGCCCTCCGGTACGTCCCGCACACCCTGGTCCGGCAGGTGCGGCCCGGCGGCGTCATGGTCGCCCCGCTCGCCCGCGACTTCTGGTCCGGCGCACTGGTCCAGCTCCACGTCCAGGACGACGGAACAGCAATCGGGCCGGTCCGCGGGTCGGCGATGTACATGCCGATGCGCTCGCACCGCCCGGTCGAGCACCAGATCAGGGGCAAAGGCCGGCAGCGCGCCGCGGGCCTCGACCCCGCCCGGATCCTCGACCTCGGGTTCGCCCTGTACGCGGGGGCCCGCCTGCCCGGCGTCCGGGTCAGCGGCACGGAGACCCCGGACGGCGCCCGAGTGTGGGTGAGCCACAAAAGCGGGGCTGCCGCCGCCACGGCGACAGGCGAGGCCGTGTGGCAGTACGGGCCTGGCCTGATGTGGGAAGAGATCGAGACGGCATGGCGGGAGTACGAGCAACTCGGCAGCCCGGACCCGGGACAGTTCGGGCTGACCGTGACCGACCGCGGCCAGCAGACGTGGCTGCGTGACCCTCTTGCAGTGATCGAGGCGAGGCGCGGGTAG
- a CDS encoding ArsR/SmtB family transcription factor, which produces MADDVFKALADPTRRRILDELTERNGQTLFEICARLATRHGLGLSRQAVSQHLAVLEAAGLVVPRRQGRYKFHDLDTEPLEHIVSRWLGPKAPESTP; this is translated from the coding sequence ATGGCGGACGATGTCTTCAAGGCCCTGGCCGACCCCACCCGGCGGCGCATCCTCGACGAGCTGACCGAACGGAACGGTCAGACCCTGTTCGAGATATGCGCGCGGCTGGCCACCAGACACGGCCTGGGCCTGTCCCGCCAGGCGGTCAGCCAGCACCTGGCCGTCCTGGAAGCGGCGGGGCTGGTCGTCCCACGCCGCCAGGGTCGCTACAAGTTCCACGACCTCGACACCGAACCCCTTGAGCACATCGTCAGTCGATGGCTCGGGCCGAAAGCACCGGAGAGCACCCCATGA
- a CDS encoding helix-turn-helix domain-containing protein, with protein MAKAIDPQSSMAALFGSRLRKLRVAAGLTQAEVGTLAHVVSSRIAQLERATGAKPTLELTRVLDKELVADDLLIDLWPYVYREAYPDWSRAFIAYSARATMIREYSSHAVPGLLQTPAYARALLSMGHSLRDAEHLEERVAARLDRQVRLTGPDRPELWIILDEAVLRRPVGGAVVMRGQLEKLLRMAEEPNITVQVLPFDQGAHGALAGSLSVLVMPGGAKVAYTEGAHHGQLTEEPDEVEQFDLTYDQLRAMALPPPMSLDLIRSVLEVDYRAGSIPSRSDRRRVAQQQLQQRGGRQLRTGGGRIPRRRPRP; from the coding sequence ATGGCCAAAGCAATTGACCCGCAGTCCTCCATGGCCGCCCTCTTCGGGTCGCGCCTCCGCAAGCTCCGCGTCGCGGCCGGACTCACCCAGGCCGAAGTGGGCACACTCGCCCACGTGGTCAGCAGCCGGATCGCCCAACTGGAGCGCGCGACCGGCGCGAAGCCGACGCTGGAGCTGACCCGGGTCCTGGACAAGGAACTGGTGGCGGACGACTTACTGATCGACCTCTGGCCGTACGTTTACCGGGAGGCGTATCCGGACTGGTCGCGGGCGTTCATCGCGTACTCCGCCCGCGCGACGATGATCCGTGAGTATTCCTCGCACGCCGTGCCCGGCCTGCTGCAGACCCCTGCGTACGCGCGGGCCCTGCTGAGCATGGGCCACTCGCTGCGCGACGCCGAACACCTGGAGGAGCGCGTCGCGGCCCGGCTCGACCGCCAGGTGCGGCTGACCGGTCCGGACCGGCCGGAGCTGTGGATCATCCTCGACGAGGCCGTGCTCCGGCGTCCGGTCGGTGGAGCGGTGGTGATGCGCGGTCAGCTGGAGAAGCTGCTCAGGATGGCGGAGGAGCCCAACATCACCGTTCAGGTGCTGCCGTTCGACCAGGGCGCGCACGGTGCTCTGGCCGGTTCGCTCTCCGTGCTGGTGATGCCGGGCGGCGCCAAGGTCGCCTACACGGAAGGGGCGCACCACGGCCAGTTGACCGAGGAACCGGACGAGGTCGAACAGTTCGACCTGACTTACGATCAACTCAGGGCGATGGCACTACCGCCGCCCATGTCGCTCGACCTGATCCGATCCGTGCTGGAGGTTGATTACCGTGCAGGAAGCATCCCGTCCCGATCTGACCGCCGCCGCGTGGCGCAGCAGCAGCTACAGCAACGAGGAGGGCGGCAACTGCGTACAGGTGGCGGACGGATTCCCCGGCGTCGTCCCCGTCCGTGA